In the Actinomycetota bacterium genome, CGCGAGGCATACGCCGCGCAGGGCGCGGTTTTTTCGCCCCAGGCTTCTCCCGAGCTGGAGGACTTCTTGGCTTCCCTGCTGGAGAAAGAGGTGCGCGAGCACCTGTTGCTGAGGGATGTCCGGGGCGTGCCGGAGCCCCTGCGGGGCAGGGAGGCCATGGTGGTCCCCGTGCGATTGGGACGGCTGGGGGACGGTTGCGGCCGGGTTCACTGTCGTTTCCGGGCATGGAACGGGGATGAGGGGGCGCTGAAGACCTGCCCGGAGAGCGGGTTCTACCCCGGGGAATGCTGTTTCAAGCGCGACGTCTGCGCTCCCGTCCCCACCGATGTGTGCGTGCAGTGCCCGCTCTTTCCCTTCGCCTTCGTGCTCGTGGCCTGCAAGGACAGGGTGACCCCGGGCGACCTGCTGAGCGTGGAGCTTCTGCGGCAGAGGTCGAGCCTGGTGGCCCAGGGCCTCTACAGCGACTTCATCATCGACCGCTACAACAAGCTCTCCCTAGCCCTCTCCAGGGTGACCATGAAGATGGGGGAGCTGCTGGACTTCAAGAAGAGGATGGACCTGCTCCTGGGGACGGCGCTGGCCATGCTGGGCGCGGACCGTGGCTCCATCTTCATCTATGACGAAGACCGGGAGGAGCTGAAGTACGTCGCTTGGCGCAACATGCCCGAACACATCGAGTTCGAGGCGCCGCGGCGCGCGGACACGGGTATCGCGGCCTGGGTGGCAAAAAACGGTAAGTCGCTGCTGCTGCAGGACGACGTGGAGAACGAGTTCTACCGCGGCATCGATCCCGCGGTGAAGAGCGCGATCTCCGTGCCGCTGTTCAGCAAGGGCGAGGTATTCGGGGTGTTGAACCTCAGCGTGACCAGCCCGGGACGGCGGCTGTGCGAGACGGACCTGCGCGTGGTGGAGAGCCTGGCCTATTTCGGGACCGCGGGCATCGAGAACGCCTTCCTCTACCACCGCATGGAGGAGAGGGAGAAACTCTACCGCAAGCTGCTGGCCAAGATGATCAGCGCGCAGGAGGACGAGAGGAAGAGGATCGCCTCCGAGATACACGACGACACCATCCAGTCCCTGATAAGCAGTTTTTACCAGATGGAGACGGTGGAGATGCTCATCGGCGAGGGGCGCATGGAGGAAGCGCGGCGCGAGATGGGCGAGATCAAGAGCGGGCTGCAGAGGAACATCGGGTGCATGCGGCGCCTCCTCTTCGACCTCCGGCCATCCATCCTGGACGACGCCGGTCTGGTGCCGGCGCTGGAGAACCTCCTCGACCGCATGGGTTCCGAACAGGGCATCCGCGGCATCCTCTACGTGGAAGAGGGGCTGGAACGCCCCATGCCTCAGGTGGAGGTCACCCTCTTCCGTTTCGCCCAGGAGATATTGGCAAACGTGAAGAAGCACGCCTGCGCCTCCGAGGTGACGGTGCAGATAAAGAGACTCCGCGGACGTATCGAGATGCGCATCCGCGACGACGGTGTCGGTTTCGACCTCCAGAGGCACCTGGAAGGCGGAGGGTTCGAGGAGCACTTCGGGATCAAGAGCCTCATGGAGAGGGTGGAGCTCGTGGGCGGCGAGATGCACATCTACACCTCGCCGGGCGCGGGCACGGAGGTGCTGGTCCAGGTGCCGGAAGACCTCTCCTGAGGTCTGAGGAGGGGCGGCAGGGCCGGTTAGCGGCAGCTGGTGGCGGGAAGCCGAAAGGCCCGTTATGGAGGGGACCAACGAGCACGGCAGGGCACGCATCCGCATGGTGGTGGCCGAGGACCACGATGGCGTGCGCAGGGCCCTGGTGAGGATGATCGGCCTCCAGGAGGACATGGAGGTGGTGGGGGAGGCTGCTGACGGGCGGGAGGCGGTACGCCTGGCGCTGGCCCTCTCTCCCGACGTGGTGCTGCTCGACGTGCGCATGCCGGAGCTGGACGGCGTGGGGGTCATCGAGGAGCTGCGCCGTGCTAGGTGCAGGGCGAAGATCATCGTCTTGAGCGCCCACGAGGACGAGAGCTATAT is a window encoding:
- a CDS encoding GAF domain-containing sensor histidine kinase, which translates into the protein MPVGDGAHDSGVALSNLLSGRDGETPLEALQDILRSLTVHLGFEKAWVALAGAALREAYAAQGAVFSPQASPELEDFLASLLEKEVREHLLLRDVRGVPEPLRGREAMVVPVRLGRLGDGCGRVHCRFRAWNGDEGALKTCPESGFYPGECCFKRDVCAPVPTDVCVQCPLFPFAFVLVACKDRVTPGDLLSVELLRQRSSLVAQGLYSDFIIDRYNKLSLALSRVTMKMGELLDFKKRMDLLLGTALAMLGADRGSIFIYDEDREELKYVAWRNMPEHIEFEAPRRADTGIAAWVAKNGKSLLLQDDVENEFYRGIDPAVKSAISVPLFSKGEVFGVLNLSVTSPGRRLCETDLRVVESLAYFGTAGIENAFLYHRMEEREKLYRKLLAKMISAQEDERKRIASEIHDDTIQSLISSFYQMETVEMLIGEGRMEEARREMGEIKSGLQRNIGCMRRLLFDLRPSILDDAGLVPALENLLDRMGSEQGIRGILYVEEGLERPMPQVEVTLFRFAQEILANVKKHACASEVTVQIKRLRGRIEMRIRDDGVGFDLQRHLEGGGFEEHFGIKSLMERVELVGGEMHIYTSPGAGTEVLVQVPEDLS